The following coding sequences are from one Longimicrobium sp. window:
- a CDS encoding EamA family transporter, protein MATTRREIEAGLGAEATGPVPGWGWTESALAMMVLVWGVNFAVVKSALAVFEPLAFNAMRFVVASVFVGIVLRVQGALVLPERRHLARIVALGLLGNVAYQMCFILGLARTRAGSAALILALTPILTAFFSMLTGHERPGWRTWAGAALSVLGIGLVTGAGALLEGHAALVGNLILVVAAAVWALYTVGARPIVDRYGSIQTTAWTLWVGTIGLVALGTPALLCQRWEVVGAKAWGGLFFSALFAIGLAYLIWYRGVERIGNTRTAIFSNLTPVVAMIAAAVLLKESPTGWAVLGAVLTLGGVMVVRADH, encoded by the coding sequence ATGGCGACGACGCGGCGGGAGATCGAGGCGGGGCTGGGGGCGGAGGCCACGGGGCCGGTGCCGGGGTGGGGGTGGACCGAGAGCGCGCTGGCGATGATGGTGCTCGTGTGGGGCGTCAACTTCGCCGTGGTCAAGAGCGCGCTGGCCGTCTTCGAGCCGCTCGCCTTCAACGCGATGCGCTTCGTGGTTGCGTCGGTGTTCGTGGGGATCGTGCTGCGCGTGCAGGGCGCGCTCGTGCTCCCCGAGCGGCGGCACCTGGCGCGCATCGTGGCGCTGGGGCTGCTGGGGAACGTGGCCTACCAGATGTGCTTCATCCTGGGCCTGGCGCGCACCCGCGCGGGGAGCGCCGCGCTGATCCTGGCGCTCACGCCCATCCTGACGGCCTTCTTCTCGATGCTCACCGGGCACGAGCGCCCGGGGTGGCGCACCTGGGCCGGCGCCGCGCTCTCCGTGCTGGGGATCGGGCTGGTGACGGGGGCCGGCGCGCTGCTGGAAGGGCACGCCGCGCTCGTAGGGAACCTGATCCTCGTGGTCGCGGCGGCGGTGTGGGCGCTCTACACCGTGGGCGCGCGGCCCATCGTGGATCGCTACGGCTCCATCCAGACCACCGCGTGGACGCTGTGGGTGGGGACCATCGGCCTGGTGGCGCTCGGGACGCCCGCCCTCCTGTGCCAGCGGTGGGAAGTGGTCGGCGCGAAGGCGTGGGGCGGGCTCTTCTTCTCCGCCCTGTTCGCAATCGGGCTCGCGTATCTCATCTGGTACCGGGGCGTGGAGCGGATCGGGAACACGCGGACGGCCATCTTCTCCAACCTGACGCCCGTGGTCGCCATGATCGCGGCCGCGGTGCTGCTGAAGGAGAGCCCGACCGGCTGGGCCGTGCTCGGCGCCGTGCTCACGCTGGGGGGCGTGATGGTGGTGCGGGCGGACCACTAG
- a CDS encoding DUF5916 domain-containing protein encodes MLGTLLLAGAVALAAPASDSTNAVRQVAAYRLTPTAGAPTLDGRLDDAVWMAADTIGGFTQREPKEGEPSRFRTVMRVAFDNEAVYVAARAYDPEPNKISAQLTRRDEDSSSDWLMVGFDSRHDRRTAYIFAVNPAGVKRDMTIADGANDDTGWDAVWSVAVSRDSLGWTAEYRIPLSALRFATGGDGVWGFQALRVVQRENEQSYWSPVKRDEPRQVARFGELRGLSNLPAPRRLELLPYTVSGVTRAPGDEANPFYSSSEIRGSVGLDVKYGVTSNLTLDATFNPDFGQVEADPSEVNLSAFETFLSERRPFFTEGADIFRFGIGLGDGDGGNESLFYSRRVGRAPRGGVDVPEGGYADQPGQTHILGAAKLSGQIGRGWSIGVMNALTAEERATVLDAGGARSDQVVEPMTNYSVIRARRELNGGKTQFGAVTTGVIRRLDGTGMDWLRSRAFAGGADAQHRWGNDTYSARLWVLGSRIEGSTEAIGNAQGSSARYFQRPGQSYLRFDSSATSLAGWAGSYDVAKVKGKWQGGFLGSIRSPGFETNDLGFQRAADEIVNVFWMRHIHHTPGKVFRDWNLGGNAWEARNFGWERAGRALNVNGSARFLNYWNAWGGVERSFGGWDTRALRGGAAILEPGGLSGWMGGSSDDRKRLTGEAGFNWGLRDEDSGWRYSVSAGLGWRPTPSLRFSASPFYSRYNTAWQYVDAPEVAGTTRYVFGELDQRTFGMSARVNKTFSPTFSLQLYAQPFMSAGRYGGFREPTAPGAGRFADRFTPLTVTRDDDGYDAGAFRFGNPDFSVRDFNLNAVARWEYRPGSTLFLAWSHSRGGSDDVTDGQFRFRRNLDALWNTEASNVVMLKANWWVSF; translated from the coding sequence ATGCTGGGCACCCTTCTCCTGGCCGGCGCCGTTGCCCTGGCGGCGCCGGCCTCGGACAGCACGAACGCCGTCCGCCAGGTAGCCGCGTACCGCCTCACCCCCACCGCCGGAGCCCCCACCCTCGACGGCCGCCTGGACGACGCCGTCTGGATGGCCGCGGACACCATCGGCGGCTTCACGCAGCGCGAGCCCAAGGAGGGCGAGCCCTCCCGCTTCCGCACGGTGATGCGGGTGGCGTTCGACAACGAAGCCGTCTACGTGGCGGCCCGCGCCTACGATCCCGAGCCCAACAAGATCTCCGCGCAGCTCACCCGCCGCGACGAGGACTCCTCCAGCGACTGGCTGATGGTGGGCTTCGACTCCCGCCACGACCGGCGCACGGCGTACATCTTCGCCGTGAACCCGGCGGGCGTGAAGCGCGACATGACCATCGCCGACGGCGCCAACGACGACACCGGGTGGGACGCGGTATGGTCCGTGGCGGTATCGCGCGACTCGCTGGGGTGGACGGCGGAGTACCGCATCCCCCTCTCGGCGCTGCGTTTCGCGACAGGCGGCGACGGCGTGTGGGGCTTCCAGGCGCTGCGCGTGGTGCAGCGCGAAAACGAGCAGTCGTACTGGTCGCCCGTCAAGCGCGACGAGCCGCGCCAGGTGGCCCGGTTCGGCGAGCTGCGCGGGCTGAGCAACCTCCCCGCGCCGCGCCGGCTGGAGCTGCTTCCGTACACCGTCTCCGGCGTCACCCGCGCGCCCGGCGACGAGGCGAACCCGTTCTACTCGTCCAGCGAGATCCGCGGCTCGGTGGGGCTGGACGTGAAGTACGGCGTCACCTCCAACCTGACGCTCGACGCCACCTTCAACCCCGACTTCGGGCAGGTGGAGGCCGATCCGTCCGAAGTGAACCTCAGCGCCTTCGAGACCTTTCTCTCCGAACGCCGCCCCTTCTTCACCGAGGGCGCGGACATCTTTCGCTTCGGCATCGGCCTGGGCGATGGGGACGGCGGCAACGAGTCGCTCTTCTACTCACGCCGGGTAGGCCGCGCTCCGCGTGGCGGCGTGGACGTGCCCGAGGGCGGCTACGCGGACCAGCCGGGGCAGACGCACATCCTGGGCGCCGCCAAGCTGAGCGGCCAGATCGGGCGCGGCTGGTCGATCGGCGTGATGAACGCCCTCACCGCCGAGGAGCGCGCCACCGTGCTGGACGCCGGCGGCGCGCGCAGCGACCAGGTGGTGGAGCCGATGACCAACTACAGCGTCATCCGCGCCCGCCGCGAGCTGAACGGCGGCAAGACGCAGTTCGGCGCGGTGACCACGGGCGTCATCCGGCGGCTGGACGGCACGGGGATGGACTGGCTCCGCTCGCGCGCCTTCGCCGGCGGCGCGGACGCGCAGCACCGCTGGGGCAACGACACGTACTCCGCCCGCCTGTGGGTGCTGGGCTCGCGCATCGAGGGGAGCACCGAGGCGATCGGGAACGCGCAGGGCTCCAGCGCGCGCTACTTCCAGCGTCCCGGCCAGAGCTACCTCCGCTTCGACTCGTCGGCTACCTCGCTGGCGGGGTGGGCGGGGAGCTACGACGTGGCCAAGGTGAAGGGAAAGTGGCAGGGCGGCTTCCTGGGCTCCATCCGCTCCCCCGGCTTCGAGACCAACGACCTGGGCTTCCAGCGCGCGGCGGACGAGATCGTGAACGTCTTCTGGATGCGGCACATCCATCACACGCCGGGGAAGGTGTTCCGCGACTGGAACCTGGGCGGCAACGCCTGGGAGGCGCGCAACTTCGGGTGGGAGCGCGCCGGGCGGGCGCTGAACGTGAACGGCTCCGCGCGCTTCCTCAACTACTGGAACGCGTGGGGCGGCGTGGAGCGCTCCTTTGGCGGATGGGACACGCGCGCGCTGCGCGGCGGCGCCGCCATCCTGGAGCCGGGCGGCCTCAGCGGGTGGATGGGCGGGAGCTCGGACGACCGTAAGCGCCTCACGGGCGAGGCCGGCTTCAACTGGGGCCTGCGCGACGAGGACTCCGGCTGGCGCTACAGCGTCTCCGCCGGCCTGGGATGGCGCCCGACGCCCTCGCTGCGCTTCTCCGCGTCGCCGTTCTACTCGCGCTACAACACGGCGTGGCAGTACGTGGATGCGCCGGAGGTGGCGGGCACGACGCGCTACGTCTTCGGCGAGCTGGACCAGCGCACGTTCGGGATGTCGGCGCGGGTGAACAAGACCTTTTCGCCCACGTTCTCGCTGCAGCTCTACGCGCAGCCGTTCATGAGCGCGGGCAGGTACGGCGGCTTCCGCGAGCCCACCGCGCCGGGTGCCGGGCGCTTCGCGGACCGCTTCACCCCGCTCACCGTCACGCGAGACGACGACGGCTACGATGCGGGCGCCTTCCGCTTCGGCAACCCGGACTTCAGCGTGCGCGACTTCAACCTGAACGCGGTGGCGCGCTGGGAGTACCGGCCGGGCTCCACGCTCTTCCTGGCCTGGTCGCACTCCCGCGGCGGCTCGGACGACGTCACCGACGGCCAGTTCCGCTTCCGCCGCAACCTCGACGCGCTCTGGAACACCGAGGCGTCGAACGTGGTGATGCTGAAGGCGAACTGGTGGGTGAGTTTCTGA
- a CDS encoding HAD family hydrolase — MTVRAAILDIDGTLIDSNDAHAQAWVDVGKEMGFDIEFGHVRRLIGMGGDKVLPELTGLEDDSDEAEKVKKRRGEIFRERYLPSLQPFPQARELLERFQADGMVLVVATSASKDDMGKLLEKAGIKDLIEEKTSQSDVEASKPDPDVIEAAVEKAGCKPSEAVMLGDTPYDVEAARRAGVPCVALRCGGWDDEELSDAVAIYDDPADLLANYAESPYSRG, encoded by the coding sequence ATGACGGTACGCGCGGCGATCCTGGACATCGACGGGACCCTGATCGACAGCAACGATGCCCACGCCCAGGCCTGGGTGGACGTGGGGAAGGAGATGGGCTTCGACATCGAATTCGGCCACGTGCGCCGCCTGATCGGGATGGGCGGCGACAAGGTCCTCCCCGAGCTCACCGGGCTCGAGGACGATTCCGACGAGGCGGAGAAGGTGAAGAAGCGCCGCGGCGAGATCTTCCGGGAGCGCTACCTCCCCTCGCTGCAGCCCTTCCCGCAGGCACGCGAGCTTCTGGAGCGCTTCCAGGCGGACGGGATGGTGCTGGTGGTGGCCACGTCGGCCAGCAAGGACGACATGGGGAAGCTGCTGGAGAAGGCGGGGATCAAGGACCTCATCGAGGAGAAGACCTCGCAGTCCGACGTGGAGGCCTCGAAGCCCGACCCCGACGTCATCGAGGCCGCCGTGGAGAAGGCGGGGTGCAAGCCTTCCGAGGCGGTGATGCTGGGCGACACGCCGTACGACGTGGAGGCCGCGCGGCGTGCGGGCGTCCCCTGCGTGGCCCTGCGCTGCGGCGGCTGGGACGACGAGGAGCTCAGCGACGCCGTAGCCATCTACGACGACCCCGCGGACCTGCTGGCGAACTACGCGGAGTCCCCGTACTCGCGCGGCTGA
- a CDS encoding DUF433 domain-containing protein produces the protein MTQEPVVHSHPEILGGTPVFVGTRVPVQALLDYLEEGDTIDSFLDAFPTVAREQPVSFLRQATQALLERSGEPE, from the coding sequence ATGACCCAAGAGCCGGTCGTACACAGTCATCCCGAGATCCTGGGCGGCACGCCGGTGTTCGTCGGGACGCGGGTGCCGGTCCAGGCGCTGCTGGACTACCTGGAGGAGGGGGACACCATCGACAGCTTCCTCGATGCGTTCCCGACCGTGGCGCGCGAGCAGCCGGTCAGCTTCCTCCGTCAGGCGACACAGGCGCTCCTGGAGCGTTCTGGAGAGCCGGAGTAG
- a CDS encoding FAD-dependent oxidoreductase, producing the protein MRSSERSVSVWETTNPQPEFPPLRGEAEADVCVVGAGLAGMTTAYLLAREGKKVVVLDDNGIGGGETGQTTAHLASAQDDYYHVLEKVHGEEGAKLIYQSHQAAVDRIGEIATAEGIECDYQHVDGYFFLAPNETPDFLQTELDAARRAGATVEIVEKLPVPFDSGPGLRFSRQGEFHPLKYLEGLARCIQRDGGRIHTRNHVLEVEGGDRPAARGEGFEVRAGAVVVATNSPINDRLTIHTKQAPYRTYVIGARIPTGSVQHGLYWDTLEHYHYVRLARIPGDLTHEMLVVGGEDHKTGHENDMQIRFDRLEAWTRERFPIEQVTLRWSGQVLEPMDFIGFIGRDPGGQKNVYIATGDSGQGMTHSTIAGILISDLVLGRPNPWEKLYDPKRKTISTDSVKEFAMENADVAIQYTDLLPLGGDVKSADDIAPGTGAVLQRGLHKVAAYRDESGQLHEHSAICTHLGCVVQWNGLERSWDCPCHGSRFATDGAVLNGPAPHPLKKLEGE; encoded by the coding sequence ATGAGATCATCGGAAAGGTCCGTGTCGGTGTGGGAGACGACCAACCCGCAGCCGGAGTTCCCCCCGCTGCGCGGCGAGGCGGAGGCGGACGTGTGCGTGGTGGGCGCGGGGCTGGCCGGGATGACGACCGCGTACCTACTGGCCCGCGAAGGGAAAAAAGTCGTGGTCCTTGACGACAACGGGATCGGCGGGGGGGAGACGGGGCAGACGACGGCACACCTGGCCAGCGCCCAGGACGACTACTACCACGTCCTCGAAAAGGTGCACGGCGAGGAGGGCGCGAAGCTCATCTACCAGAGCCACCAGGCCGCCGTCGACCGCATCGGCGAGATCGCCACGGCGGAAGGGATCGAGTGCGACTACCAGCACGTGGACGGCTACTTCTTCCTGGCGCCCAACGAGACCCCCGACTTCCTGCAGACCGAGCTGGACGCCGCCCGCCGCGCCGGCGCGACCGTGGAGATCGTGGAGAAACTCCCCGTCCCGTTCGACAGCGGGCCGGGACTCCGCTTCTCGCGGCAGGGGGAGTTCCATCCGCTCAAGTACCTTGAGGGGCTCGCCCGCTGCATCCAGCGCGACGGGGGACGCATCCACACGCGGAACCACGTGCTTGAGGTGGAGGGCGGCGACCGGCCGGCGGCGCGCGGCGAAGGGTTCGAGGTGCGCGCGGGGGCGGTGGTGGTGGCCACCAACTCGCCGATCAACGACCGGCTTACCATCCACACGAAGCAGGCGCCCTACCGCACCTACGTCATCGGCGCGCGCATCCCCACGGGCTCGGTGCAGCACGGGCTCTACTGGGACACGCTGGAGCACTACCACTACGTGCGCCTCGCCCGCATCCCCGGCGACCTGACGCACGAGATGCTCGTGGTGGGCGGCGAGGACCACAAGACGGGGCACGAGAACGACATGCAGATCCGCTTCGACCGGCTGGAGGCGTGGACGCGCGAGCGCTTCCCCATCGAGCAGGTGACGCTGCGCTGGAGCGGGCAGGTGCTGGAGCCGATGGACTTCATCGGGTTCATCGGGCGCGACCCCGGCGGCCAGAAGAACGTGTACATCGCCACCGGCGACAGCGGGCAGGGGATGACGCACTCCACCATCGCGGGCATCCTGATCTCGGACCTGGTGCTGGGGCGCCCCAACCCGTGGGAGAAGCTCTACGATCCGAAGCGGAAGACGATCTCCACCGACTCCGTGAAGGAGTTCGCGATGGAGAACGCGGACGTGGCCATCCAGTACACCGACCTGCTGCCGCTGGGCGGCGACGTGAAGTCGGCCGACGACATCGCGCCGGGGACGGGGGCGGTGCTGCAGCGCGGCCTGCACAAGGTGGCCGCCTATCGCGACGAGAGCGGCCAACTGCACGAGCACTCCGCCATCTGCACGCACCTGGGATGCGTGGTGCAGTGGAACGGGCTGGAGCGGAGCTGGGACTGTCCCTGCCACGGCTCGCGCTTTGCCACCGACGGCGCGGTCCTGAACGGGCCTGCTCCACACCCCCTCAAGAAGCTGGAAGGCGAATGA
- a CDS encoding DinB family protein, with protein MGLKQGFFQWAGRMMFERPVRGQSVVDLASTLSSSGDEVRERIAGKEGTPANVARLRHIIGIERWGQQRLRVFLGDPFEPGGHHPHKPTDTDWRALQTELASTRADTVALAAQLTTTDLARTVPHDQFGPLTVRGWLAYLQRHARMESKLMR; from the coding sequence ATGGGATTGAAGCAGGGGTTCTTCCAGTGGGCCGGGCGGATGATGTTCGAGCGCCCGGTCCGCGGCCAGTCGGTCGTGGACCTGGCCTCCACCCTGAGCTCGTCGGGCGACGAGGTGCGCGAGCGGATCGCCGGCAAGGAGGGCACGCCGGCGAACGTGGCGCGGCTCCGCCACATCATCGGCATCGAGCGCTGGGGCCAGCAGCGCCTGCGCGTCTTCCTCGGCGATCCCTTCGAGCCCGGCGGCCACCATCCGCACAAGCCCACCGACACGGACTGGCGCGCCCTCCAGACGGAGCTCGCCTCCACGCGCGCGGACACGGTGGCCCTCGCCGCCCAGCTCACCACCACCGACCTCGCGCGCACGGTGCCGCACGACCAGTTCGGCCCGCTCACCGTGCGCGGCTGGCTGGCGTACCTGCAGCGCCACGCGCGGATGGAGTCGAAGCTGATGCGGTGA
- a CDS encoding M1 family metallopeptidase, whose product MKGIIALLGAAVLAAAPSAAQSMAGAGTDTSVFRPLDLPAANLFRTASGAPGPRYWQQRADYRIEASLDTAAEVLSGSETITYRNNSPDTLRFVWLQVDQNLYRPGSLGSFQNPSDSRWGARNFQGGIDLMNVRAGGAAVTPYIYDTMARLDLPAPLAPGASTTFSMSWRFRIPEYGSDRLARQGDLYEIAQWYPRMAVYDDVRGWNTQPYLGQGEFYREFGDYDVAVTLPASYVMASTGTLQNPLEVLTATQRERLARAARDTAQVAIISAAEVGTAATRPRTTGTLTWRFQARNVPDFAWSASPRFRWDSESTRGVQCHAYYQPDATAWVTAADMTCFSIREFSDRWFPYPWPQATSVAGPVGGMEYPMFVMVHSTGDVQGVFGTIAHEHGHEWFPMIVHNHERLFAWMDEGFNTFIDTWANDRRFPGTDTRTFYRRQVERFRDSVGVVPLMTPADRIPRNLLGITGYRKPAYALHLLRDEVIGPEAFDRGFREYIRRWAYKHPMPADFFRTMEDVSGRKLDWFWRGWFYGTAPLDLAVERVTNAAAEGGQGTTATIRVAARSEVVMPATLRVTMANGQTREVRLPESVFFGGSGYDAVLTLPSEVTRAEIDPANRLPDRDRTNNVWTR is encoded by the coding sequence ATGAAGGGAATCATCGCATTGCTGGGAGCCGCGGTGCTGGCCGCGGCGCCGTCGGCGGCGCAGAGCATGGCGGGGGCGGGGACGGACACCTCCGTCTTCCGGCCGCTCGACCTGCCCGCCGCGAACCTCTTCCGCACCGCCAGCGGCGCGCCCGGCCCGCGCTACTGGCAGCAGCGCGCCGACTACCGCATCGAGGCGTCGCTGGACACCGCGGCCGAGGTCCTCTCGGGGAGCGAGACGATTACCTACCGCAACAACTCGCCGGACACGCTCCGCTTCGTCTGGCTGCAGGTGGATCAGAACCTCTACCGGCCGGGGAGCCTCGGCTCGTTCCAGAACCCGTCCGACTCGCGCTGGGGCGCGCGCAACTTCCAGGGCGGCATCGACCTGATGAACGTGCGCGCCGGGGGCGCGGCCGTCACGCCGTACATCTACGACACGATGGCGCGGCTGGACCTTCCCGCGCCGCTGGCGCCGGGGGCGAGCACCACGTTCAGCATGTCGTGGCGCTTCCGAATTCCGGAGTACGGCTCCGACCGGCTGGCGCGGCAGGGCGACCTGTACGAGATCGCGCAGTGGTACCCGCGCATGGCCGTCTACGACGACGTGCGCGGGTGGAACACGCAGCCGTACCTGGGACAGGGCGAGTTCTACCGCGAGTTCGGCGACTACGACGTGGCCGTGACGCTCCCCGCCAGCTACGTGATGGCATCCACGGGGACGCTGCAGAACCCGTTGGAGGTGCTCACCGCCACGCAGCGCGAGCGCCTCGCCCGCGCCGCGCGCGACACGGCGCAGGTGGCCATCATCTCGGCCGCCGAGGTGGGGACGGCCGCCACCCGCCCGCGCACCACGGGCACGCTCACCTGGCGCTTTCAGGCACGCAACGTTCCCGACTTCGCCTGGAGCGCATCGCCGCGGTTCCGGTGGGACTCGGAAAGCACCCGTGGCGTGCAGTGCCACGCGTACTACCAGCCGGACGCCACCGCGTGGGTGACGGCCGCGGACATGACCTGCTTCTCGATCCGCGAGTTCTCCGACCGCTGGTTCCCGTACCCCTGGCCCCAGGCCACCAGCGTCGCCGGGCCGGTGGGGGGGATGGAGTACCCGATGTTCGTGATGGTGCACTCCACGGGCGACGTGCAGGGCGTCTTCGGCACGATCGCGCATGAGCACGGGCACGAGTGGTTCCCCATGATCGTGCACAACCACGAGCGCCTCTTCGCGTGGATGGACGAAGGGTTCAACACCTTCATCGACACCTGGGCGAACGACCGCCGGTTCCCCGGCACCGACACGCGCACCTTCTACCGGCGGCAGGTGGAGCGCTTCCGCGACAGCGTGGGCGTGGTGCCGCTGATGACGCCGGCGGACCGCATTCCGCGCAACCTCCTGGGGATCACCGGCTACCGCAAGCCGGCGTACGCGCTGCACCTGCTGCGCGACGAGGTGATCGGGCCGGAGGCGTTCGACCGCGGCTTCCGCGAGTACATCCGCCGCTGGGCGTACAAGCACCCGATGCCGGCCGACTTCTTCCGCACCATGGAGGACGTATCGGGCCGCAAGCTGGACTGGTTCTGGCGCGGCTGGTTCTACGGCACGGCGCCGCTGGACCTGGCGGTGGAGCGCGTGACGAACGCCGCCGCGGAGGGCGGGCAGGGCACCACGGCCACCATTCGCGTGGCGGCGCGGTCCGAAGTGGTGATGCCGGCCACCCTTCGCGTCACGATGGCCAACGGCCAGACGCGCGAGGTGCGCCTTCCCGAGTCCGTGTTTTTCGGCGGCAGCGGCTACGACGCCGTCCTGACGCTCCCCTCGGAGGTCACGCGCGCCGAGATCGACCCGGCGAACCGCCTTCCGGACCGGGACCGCACCAACAACGTCTGGACGCGTTAG
- a CDS encoding DUF4097 family beta strand repeat-containing protein, with protein MKPGFATAALIAACIVTPACAQQHVDQRRATGPGGTVDITLVSGSVRVVAWNRNEVHVTGELGRGVERLDLRTEGDRTYVQVVMPRSHRNSSGSDIEVRIPARKTLVVRTTSADADVRGMTGSTTVNTVSGNVQVGGRPADLEVNTRSGEVEIDVVTDRVRAQSISGDLRLGGDVRTEVEAQTVSGDIGVSARAGSLRAQSVSGTVTAPTIGGRAEVQTVSGDIRVEGQRLRGDFETVSGDVTIAGALERGGTTTVSTHSGEIEMRLPRGTGAEVEFTTFSGDMELAVAGARVTRSSKREREVLLGRGGARVELRTFSGSVKLADR; from the coding sequence ATGAAGCCCGGATTCGCCACCGCCGCCCTGATCGCGGCTTGCATCGTAACGCCGGCGTGCGCGCAGCAGCACGTGGACCAGCGGCGCGCCACGGGGCCGGGCGGCACCGTGGACATCACCCTCGTCTCCGGAAGCGTGCGCGTGGTGGCGTGGAACAGGAACGAGGTGCACGTCACCGGGGAGCTCGGGCGCGGCGTCGAGCGGCTGGACCTGCGCACCGAGGGCGACCGCACCTACGTACAGGTCGTCATGCCCCGCAGCCATCGCAACTCCAGCGGGTCGGACATTGAGGTCCGCATCCCCGCCCGCAAGACGCTCGTCGTCCGCACCACCTCCGCCGATGCGGACGTGCGGGGGATGACGGGGTCCACCACCGTGAACACCGTCAGCGGCAACGTGCAGGTGGGCGGACGTCCCGCCGACCTGGAGGTCAACACCCGCTCCGGCGAGGTGGAGATCGACGTGGTCACCGACCGCGTGCGCGCCCAGTCCATCAGCGGCGACCTGCGGCTCGGCGGCGACGTGCGCACCGAGGTGGAGGCGCAGACGGTAAGCGGCGACATCGGCGTCTCGGCGCGGGCGGGGAGCCTGCGCGCGCAGTCGGTGAGCGGCACCGTGACCGCGCCCACCATCGGTGGACGCGCGGAGGTGCAGACGGTGAGCGGCGACATCCGGGTGGAGGGGCAGCGGCTGCGGGGCGACTTCGAGACGGTGTCCGGCGACGTGACCATCGCGGGCGCACTGGAGCGCGGCGGCACCACCACCGTCAGCACCCACAGCGGCGAGATCGAGATGCGGCTCCCCCGCGGCACCGGCGCGGAGGTGGAGTTCACCACCTTCAGCGGCGACATGGAGCTGGCGGTCGCCGGGGCGCGCGTGACCCGCAGCTCGAAGCGCGAGCGCGAGGTGCTGCTGGGGCGGGGCGGGGCGCGCGTGGAGCTTCGCACCTTCAGCGGAAGCGTGAAACTGGCCGACCGCTGA
- a CDS encoding YdiU family protein, translating into MVQPPFDNSYARLPDRFFARVAPTPVAAPRLIKVNAPLAAELGLDPDWLASDEGVQVLAGNLVPATSEPIATAYAGHQFGGFVPQLGDGRAILLGEVIDSRGVRRDVQLKGAGPTPYSRRGDGRAALGPVLREYLVSEAMAALGIPTTRALAAVITGERVRRETMLPGAVFARVASSHIRVGTFQFFASRGDVEGLRALADHVIARHYPDAAGAERPYKAFLAAVARAQAELIAQWLLVGFIHGVMNTDNMSVAGETIDYGPCAFMDEYDPGAVFSSIDVQGRYAYANQPSIAQWNLVRLAECLLPLLADTNEAAADEANEALDAFAPVFERAYHAGLARKLGLLTQREGDPELARDLLEAMASGMADFTLTFRRLSEGDDEGVRSLFGVPAAFDEWAQRWRRRLEEEPGDEETRRAAMLAANPAFIPRNHRVEAVIRAAVDRDDFAPFEELLAVLAKPFESQPGFEHYMEPPAAHERVHATFCGT; encoded by the coding sequence ATGGTTCAACCTCCTTTCGACAACAGCTACGCGCGGCTTCCCGACCGCTTCTTCGCCCGCGTGGCGCCCACGCCGGTTGCGGCGCCGCGGCTGATCAAGGTCAACGCGCCGCTGGCGGCCGAGCTGGGCCTGGATCCGGACTGGCTCGCCAGCGACGAAGGCGTGCAGGTGCTGGCCGGCAACCTCGTGCCCGCGACCTCCGAGCCGATCGCGACCGCGTACGCAGGGCACCAGTTCGGCGGGTTCGTGCCCCAGCTGGGGGACGGCCGCGCGATCCTCCTCGGCGAGGTGATTGACAGCCGCGGGGTGCGCCGCGACGTGCAGCTCAAGGGCGCCGGCCCCACGCCCTACTCGCGGCGCGGCGATGGAAGGGCCGCGCTGGGGCCGGTGTTGCGCGAATACCTGGTGAGCGAGGCGATGGCGGCGCTCGGCATCCCCACCACGCGCGCGCTCGCAGCGGTGATCACCGGCGAAAGGGTCAGGCGGGAGACGATGCTTCCCGGCGCGGTGTTCGCCCGCGTCGCCTCCAGCCACATCCGCGTGGGCACCTTTCAGTTCTTCGCCAGCCGCGGCGATGTGGAGGGGCTGCGTGCGCTCGCGGACCACGTCATCGCCCGGCACTACCCGGACGCGGCCGGCGCGGAGCGGCCGTACAAGGCGTTCCTGGCCGCCGTCGCGCGGGCGCAGGCCGAGCTCATCGCCCAGTGGCTGCTGGTGGGGTTCATCCACGGCGTGATGAACACGGACAACATGTCGGTCGCCGGCGAGACGATCGACTACGGGCCCTGCGCCTTCATGGACGAGTACGACCCGGGCGCCGTCTTCAGCTCCATCGACGTCCAGGGCCGCTACGCCTACGCCAACCAGCCGTCGATCGCGCAGTGGAACCTGGTGCGGCTGGCGGAGTGCCTCCTCCCCCTGCTCGCCGACACGAACGAGGCCGCGGCGGACGAGGCGAACGAGGCGCTGGACGCCTTCGCGCCGGTCTTCGAGCGGGCCTACCACGCGGGACTCGCGCGCAAGCTGGGCCTGCTCACGCAACGCGAGGGCGACCCGGAGCTCGCGCGCGACCTGCTGGAGGCGATGGCAAGCGGGATGGCGGACTTCACCCTCACCTTTCGACGGCTCAGCGAGGGCGACGACGAGGGCGTGCGCAGCCTCTTCGGCGTCCCCGCCGCCTTCGACGAATGGGCGCAGCGCTGGCGTCGGCGCCTGGAGGAGGAGCCGGGTGACGAGGAGACGCGCCGCGCCGCCATGCTCGCCGCCAACCCCGCCTTCATCCCGCGCAACCATCGCGTGGAGGCGGTGATCCGCGCGGCCGTGGACCGCGACGACTTCGCGCCCTTTGAGGAGTTGCTCGCGGTGCTGGCGAAGCCATTCGAGTCGCAGCCGGGCTTCGAGCATTACATGGAGCCGCCGGCCGCGCACGAACGGGTGCACGCGACGTTCTGCGGAACGTAG